The DNA segment CTCCCCACTCTTTGGCATAAAGGAAGAAGCAGTGAGAAGACAAATGGCTACAGACAAGTTCCTCCAAGCCAGGGAGGGAGCCTGAGCCTCCCTTAttacagaaaaaggcaaaatgggCTTGGTATACTTTTCATTGCTCTACAGCTTCTACTATGGGTCAGGAATGGTAGACCTGCCATCAAACTAGGCAGAAAACTGTGTGTGATTGGACCAGAATCTctatattttttacagtttttcatGAGGCACCTTGGACCTGCTTGTGTACAGCACTGCCATTTTATCCACACGTGTGTTACATCCACAGAAATTATCCTGTTGAGCAGATGAAGTCGACAGGAGGACAATAGTCAAAAATCACAGAATCCCAATCACACCAGTGAGGAAATGTCCATGAGGCCATCCAAAGGAGGTGAATGGTAGTGATAAGCCACTACTGTCCATTCCTGGACAACTAGTAGTAGAGTACAAGCCCGTATAAGTAGGTAGAGTCAGCAGGCCATCCCCAGTTGTGGACGAAATGCTAGAAGAATGTGAAACAGACTCAGCAGACAGACTCACAAGGCTGTGTTTGAGGTCTGGACACTCCTCGGCtactcattagctgtgtgacttggggtaGCCCAGGCACCACATCACCCGAATTACCCttgcctataaaatggaaatgataatgaAACCTTTCCCCTTTCCTACCTTCCCTAAGGGTTCTCATGATACAGAAGTAAAATAACATAGAAGCAACTGCTTTCTGCACTAGAATgtgctgggacacctggctggttcagtctgttgagcatctgactcttggttttggcttgggtcaggGTCTtgtggttagtgggtttgagccctacgttgggctctgtgctggcagtgcattggcgcttcctcactctctctctctctctctctctctctttctgtaaataaataaataaatatttatttattttatatacatatatacgtatatacgtatatgcgtatatatacgtatatgcatgtatatacatatatgtgtgtgtgtgtgtgtgtgtatataaactagAATGATTTAAACTGGATTTAAACTAGGATTGCTGCCCTTGaagggtttgtttggtttgtttttaatgactttctaGATTTGGATGTGTGTTTCTAGCTGCCAAGGGATATTTGTTTATGAAATTGCAAGCTATCTTAAAAAGACTTATCCTAGTCAATAATTTTAGCCTGGTGTTCACCTATTTAATTATGTAACAGGGTTCACTTCTAGCAAAACTAGTatatgttcttcttctttttttttttttttttttggctggcgCTCCTGAGACTTTGGCAGATTGGCCAATTAGCAAGACAGAGATGATAgtagaaaaaatttggaaagttaaTGAAGTTAATGAATAGTCCCCAACATGGTAATCAGCCCCTGAATAATGGCACTATGGCTAAAAATTAACAAGACTGTCACCAATAAGCTCATTCAGGTCTAGACACTTTCTGATCATGATGCAGAAGTATAAAGAATACTTATAATGATTATTCTAATGTTTTCTTCAAATGTGGTTTATTTCTTAGGAGGTAGGATAATCTGTGGTTTAAAAATGActgctcttggggtgcctggatggctcagtcggttaaagcattgacttcggctcaggtcgtgatctctcagtttgtgggttcgagcactgcatcaggctctgtgctgacagctcagagcctggaacctgcttcggattctgtgtcttcctctctctctctctgcccctctccggcttgggctctgtctctctctctctcaaaaataaataaatgttaaaaaaaatttttaatataaaaataaaaataactgtccTTATGGCCTCTTAATTGTTCTGTTTTGGCAAATGTGGACTTGTTATTGTGCTAAGAAAATAACTCTGGTATTACCGTGATTCCCCACTTAGATTTACCACTAAGCAGACTAAGTTCAGACAGGCTGTGTCTTTTTGCAACCTCTTTGTTTAGCACCAACCAAATGATTTTATCATGtgggcaaaggaaaaagaaaatctcagaaaaacatttattttgtaggCCAAAGTTTCCCTCAGACTGTGGGTACCAGATGCCCTGGGTGCCTGCCTCAACTGCTCTGATGGCCTTTGGAAATAGACCAGAAGTATCCACATTCAGGGAGTCTTGCTTTTGAAGGCACAATGAAGGGGGAGGGCACAAATAATTCCTGTGAAAAAGAGAATTATCAGCAATGGCATATGCAAACCTGCCACTTTTtccaagcccccctccccccccccccccgcaatgtGGTCTGGGAAAACTCTTCTTCTAAGACACCTAGTAAGTGTGTGTGGGCGGGTGTGGGGGGTGTTATGTGTCTGTGCATGTTCACAAGCTTGGGAACATGTTCACAAATATGGGAACAAGCATGTTCACAAATACGGGAACACAGTTCTAGTCTATTCCAAAAAAACaggtaatttttcaaaaaatggtacTGGAAATCAAGGAAGGCATCTAATTGGTTAGATTTGAAATGCATTTTGTGGATGAGTATGACCTCTGGTGTTAAACTAGAGAAATTCCAGCACTTCTATATCTTCatggcagaaagagaagcaaatgtAATTTTCCAAAAGCTTATCCTTCAGGGGTTATGGGGCTTGTTTTGCGACCTTTATTTCCAACTTTCTTCATcgcttccctctctttccctcctgggTCTTAGAAATATAAATGAGCATCTATTACATGCACAGCACCATCCCTGTGGAAGGACATTGTCTTTGTTGCTCTGTTTGACTTTGTTTCATGTTTCTCTATAATCCTTTataggaaaaaaaggcaaaattacgATAGACCGTTTTTAAAGGTTTACATCTATATTTAAGactcatttgttaattttataaagaaGAGAACAATGATGGAAACAGGAACTTCTTAAATGTGTCACAAACCAATAGAGTAAGATGCCCCAAACCAGCAGGTTATGAGGACACCggcaaaaaaaatgaaacaagaggcTGTTGGGGGCATCTTGAGGTTTTTCATCATCGGACTGAGAGAGGATTGTTGTACTCTCCACACACAGTCATTTATTAGCAAGGTGACTTTTTTTgggtgtgtgtgagcaggtgaTTCCTTAAAACAGAAAGATGATAAACCTCTGATTGACTTCTCTCTCCCCAGTCATGGCGAGTTCCATGTTATGATTtcatgagctttaaaaaaaacaaaaaaacaaaaaaacaaaaaaacaaaaaccagctgGGTGGAAGCACTATCAATCTGAGTTTTGGTATTCTGGCAATTCCTTACACTGTGGGtcagatctccatttctttcttactGTATGCATTCTGTCCTCCCCCTGAGCATCCTTTGTGAGCGATGGGAACTCCGTACGTCATTGCCATACATCTTAGTCAACGCTCTTTGTTTCTCTATGATTCATGGTACTGCACCTAATCTCTAACCAAGGCATAGAGATATACATGGCAAACGACATGATATTTTGTCCCTGTTGTTTTGTGTATGGAACCTCTCTTTGAAGCCTTGAACTTGCTATTTGAgaaaatcagtgtgatacataGAACACAGCCATTCCTTATGGTGTTTTACACCATATACCTTACAACCTTATACCTAATTTGCAGCTGGCAACAATTGTGATATTTGGGGAGGCAACTATGTcctcttttttctaaatttatgaaAGGTTAAGCAAAGTAGTGATTTACCGTGGTAACCCTTCCTTGAAGAATTTAATCTGTAAAGAAGAatcaaacttttctcttttttaaaatgtttattttgaaacagagcatgcgcatgggggagggtcagagagaatcccaagcaggctctgtactgtcagtgcaggcCCAATGAGGCACTCcatctcaccaaccctgagatcatgacctgagctgaaatggagtctgctgcttaactgactgagccacccaggcatcccctgcaTTAGATTCAGCTACACAGAGCAATTGGAAGAAGCCTATAGAATGGGTTATAAAGTGAAAAGGAATGTATGATTGATTTTGTGCTTGAGTTGAATTTTGTTTCACCCCAGCAGGTGAATCACTTTTGATTTGGAAGGCTTCATTGTCATTTGAAATTCAGCTCATTAGAACTGTTTGCAATGGTCATGCTCACCGTGAAATTCACGCACTATCTACTCAGCCACCCCAGTGATTCGATGACTTTCAGAATTCTAAACATGTTTTATTGAATTGCCAAAAATCATGGgagatgataaaaacaaaatgctgtcTCCACTTTTTAGCTATTCAAATTCTATGCTTGACCAAGGCTATTGAAAACTGTCCATTGTGACAGTACTCAGTGTCTGAAGTCGAGGTCTATGGGCCTAAAAGCAACcctgtccttttcttcttgtGGATCTGTTTACTTGCACgtacaaaacattaaaattgtttaacCCGTGTCCAAAGGATATCctaaaatgaattattcactCCATGGCATTGAAAACGCGCACACACACTGTGAGGACAAGGTACCTGGTAAGCAACTTCAGGGCAGATGCCGAGTAGAATATCAAGAAATTGGATCCAGCTGAAAATTCCAATTACCTAATGAGGGTTATCTGCTTACACTCCAATTTCTTGGTCTAATTCATTATAATATTGATCATAAAAATCACGCTTTAAAATTACGATTTAAAACGGAAACAAATATTCAGCTGGCTAGTGTCTGCCATTTCCTTCCTCGGGGAGACGGGGATTtcaatttacaaagaaaaacgAACTAGAAGGGCTTAAGACGAAAGGCTTAAGACGGAACAGTCACAGCCCTCGAAAAGGGTCCCCTACTGCTTTGTGTTGGTATATCCCCTAAGAGAAGAGCACATTGCAGGAAATTGGTGAGACACAAAATGCCATTTTCATGGATTTATtagaaagtaaataattataCCCGACTCCAGCCAAACTCCAGCACTGTCCCCGGAGTGGACATTCAGCCGGAGTTGTCGTTATTAATAATTTCCCAGCCAGGCTGTAACTACCGGTGCGAATCAGCCCGCTccaggcccctctcccacccaccgcCGCAGTCAGGGTTCCGCCAAGGAGATGCTCGGTGTGTGCGCATCAGTGACACCCGCCTTTGCTTTGTCTGTGCTttgcaggtggggaggaggaagaggaacagaagaGGCGCTGGCGGCCGGCGGCCGCTGAGCAGCCCCCGTACCCTCGAGCAAGCCGCCTCTCCACCGCCGCAGAAGCCAACGGACCTACCCATTGGGGAAGCCAGAGGGCCAGAGCGCCAGAGCCCGGGGACCCGGCGGCCGGGGGCGCCAGCCCCTCATGTTCCGCGGAAGGCGCAAATGTGAGCGGGCGGTAGCTGGGAAAGCCCTCCGCCCCCGCCAGGGGGACCCGGGAAGCCCGAGCGGGCTCCTCCCGCGGACGGTGGGGATCCCCtcctccggccccgcccccatcctCCCCCGGCCCCGAGTGCCAAGGCGGTTAACCCTCCCAGCGCCGCAGCGCACTCGGGCCAGAGCGCCGCTCAGCCAATCCCGACTCCCCGGCCCCGGAGCCGAGCGGCGGGGGAATGATCGCGGCGCGGGGCTCGCTCGGAACTCGCAGCGGCCAAACCTGGGCTCAGGCTCCAGGGTTCTCCCTAAGCCCTGCTGCACTGGCGTAGCCAGTCGCCAAACTTTTTCTCTCCTAAGCGGGTGCCCCCGCAGTTATTTGGCGGGCAGCCCGCTGCCCACTCTCCGCGGGACGACTGGGGAGAGGTGGGCGTGAGGCGAGGGGGCTGCTGTTCTGCAGCCCAGCGAGGCGTGCACGCGGGCGGACGAGTGGCAGGGGTTCCGCACTGTCCCCGCGCCTGACCCACTGCTGGGGTGGCCCAACGTGCTGCAGTGCCCGGCGCAGGTGATCTAGACTGCGCGTCCGGCACcagctggggggggtggggggagcggcggcgagggagggaaggaaggagggaggcagggacgcccctttcttctctcttttccctgcaGCCCGGCCGCACTGCCTGGGGCTCCCCAGCCGGGTGCTGTTCCCAGGCGCTCCCAAACggcaggtgcccccccacccccactctgcctTGGCCTGCGCACCCCAGGGTTCTCATCCTGCAgattccctcctccccatctctctttcaCACACGCGCTCCCCTAAGCCGCGCGCGCCGCAAACTCAGTCTCGGTCCCCGCAGGTGATGTCATGCCCATTGTTTTGGTGCGCCCGACCAATCGGACTCTCCGCCTGGATTCTACCGGAGCCGGCATGGGCCCTTCCTCGCACCAGCAGCAGGAGTCCCCGCTCCCGACCATAACGCATTGCGCAGGGTGCACCACCGCCTGGTCTCCCTGCAGCTTTAACAGCCCTGACATGGAAACCCCATTGCAGTTCCAGCGCGGCTTCTTCTCagagcagccgccgccgccgcgctcctCACACCTGCATTGCCAGCAGCAGCAACAGAGCCAGGACAAGCCGTGCCCGCCCTTCGCGTCCCTCCCGCACCCTCAGCACCACCCGCACCTCGCGCACCAGCAGCCGGGCAGCGGCGGCAGCAGCCCATGCCTCCGGTGCAACAGCTGCGCCTCCTCCGGTGccccggcggcgggggcgggggcgggggataACCTGTCCCTGCTGCTCCGCACCTCCTCGCCCGGCGGCGCCTTCCGGACCCGCACCTCCTCGCCGCTGTCGGGCTCGtcgtgctgctgctgctgctcgtCGCGCCGGGGCAGCCAGCTCAATGTGAGCGAGCTGACGCCGTCCAGCCATGCCAGTGCGCTCCGGCAGCAGTACACGCAGCAGCCGGCGTCCACCTCCCAGTACCACCAGTGCCACAGCCTGCAGCCCGCCGCCAGCCCCACGGGCAGCCTCGGCAGCCTGGGCTCCGGGCCCCCGCTCtcgcaccaccaccaccacccgcaCCCGGcgcaccaccagcaccaccagccCCAGGCGCGCCGCGAGAGCAACCCCTTCACCGAAATAGCCATGAGCAGCTGCAGGTACAACGGGGGCGTCATGCGGCCGCTCAGCAACTTGAGCGCGTCCCGCCGGAACCTGCACGAAATGGACTCGGAGGCGCAGCCCTTACAGCCCCCCGCGCCCGTCGGAGGAGGTGGCTGCGCGTCCTCCCCGtctgcagccgccgccgccgccgcttcgTCCTCAGCCCCGGAGATCGTGGTGTCTAAGCCGGAGCACAACAACTCCAATAACCTGGCGCTCTACGGAGCCGGTGGCAGCGGCAGCGCTggaggcggcggtggcggcggcggcagcgggcaTGGCAGCAGCAGTGGCACCAAATCCAGCAAAAAGAAGAACCAGAATATCGGCTACAAGCTGGGCCACCGGCGCGCCCTGTTCGAGAAGCGCAAGCGGCTCAGCGACTACGCGCTCATCTTCGGCATGTTCGGCATCGTGGTCATGGTCATCGAGACCGAGCTGTCGTGGGGCGCCTACGACAAGGTAGGCGCTGGAAtccactccccccccctttccccccccgccccagccttcTGGGGCCGCGGGCCGGACGCTGGGTGGTTGGGGTAAGCACTGGTGGGAACTCTCTGCCGGCGGGTCCGAGCCTCCTCTGGACGGTCGGAGGTGCCCGCCGGGACGGTGAGCACGGCTCGGACGCACCCCTGATCCTCCAGGCAACTCTAGGAGAGGAAGCCTTTCTGTGCGCAGCCAAAGTTCTAGAGGCAGCGAGTGCCCAGCTCATTTGGGCACATTAAATAAGTAGCTCCAGGAGTCAGTGGGGGAAAGCCTGCTCTATTCTTTTATGTGTGCTTGGGATTTCAGAGGCCCCTTTCAACCCAAAGcgtttaaactcagcaataactCGCTCTCGGTTTCCAGAGCCGGGATCTGCGCTTGAGTCTGTGATGGCGCGGATGCGCTGCCTGGCCATCGCCTGCCctgttctcctctcccttccctttgagGCCAAGTGATCTGACAGATCACAGAGCCAAGACAGGTACTCCCCTCATCCCCATCCTCCTCCTGGGAGTTCGATTCCAGTTGCTGGGGACTGACTGACCCCCACCCCCGGAAGGTGGTCAAAAGTACTTGTTTCTTAAAAGTGCTTCTGTCTGACTGTGTTGCAGGCGTCACTGTATTCCTTAGCTCTGAAATGCCTTATCAGTCTCTCCACAATCATCCTGCTCGGGCTGATCATCGTGTACCACGCCAGGGAAATACAGGTAACTTGGGCTCTGCTATTTATGAATGACCCAGAGCGCTGCCGCCTGCTTGGACAAGCAGGGCAGCTTTTTCCAAGCCCTTGTGTCCTTGCTTGAGGTTACAGAAGACACACGCTGTAGTCTTGCGTTAGCACCTGACCTGTTCTTTCAAgaagttcaaaacaaaacaacacagcaTGTTAACATGCAGTCGCTTCTGGGTTCTACCCTTTAAACCTTTAAGATTTCCCCCTCTATTCTTCAGGTAGATACAGTTCTCTAAATCAGTCACTGCATTTGCTTTCCTTAAGGCCAGTTAGGTGCTAGCCTTAATCGGTAGggtaaataaatgtgtattcttGATTGGGACACCCACTCCCAGTGGGTGCGTCATTACAGAAGACAGGGTCCATCTCTGTACAGTATTTTTTATAACATAGACATTAGAGAAGAAatgtttcttagaagaaaataagcGCACGTTATTCCTagctaatatatgtaaataagacATGAGAAAAACTCGAACTCTTTCCATATCcccaaacattaaagaagaaaaaaaatctgttctaa comes from the Prionailurus bengalensis isolate Pbe53 chromosome A1, Fcat_Pben_1.1_paternal_pri, whole genome shotgun sequence genome and includes:
- the KCNN2 gene encoding small conductance calcium-activated potassium channel protein 2 isoform X2 produces the protein MFRGRRKCDVMPIVLVRPTNRTLRLDSTGAGMGPSSHQQQESPLPTITHCAGCTTAWSPCSFNSPDMETPLQFQRGFFSEQPPPPRSSHLHCQQQQQSQDKPCPPFASLPHPQHHPHLAHQQPGSGGSSPCLRCNSCASSGAPAAGAGAGDNLSLLLRTSSPGGAFRTRTSSPLSGSSCCCCCSSRRGSQLNVSELTPSSHASALRQQYTQQPASTSQYHQCHSLQPAASPTGSLGSLGSGPPLSHHHHHPHPAHHQHHQPQARRESNPFTEIAMSSCRYNGGVMRPLSNLSASRRNLHEMDSEAQPLQPPAPVGGGGCASSPSAAAAAAASSSAPEIVVSKPEHNNSNNLALYGAGGSGSAGGGGGGGGSGHGSSSGTKSSKKKNQNIGYKLGHRRALFEKRKRLSDYALIFGMFGIVVMVIETELSWGAYDKASLYSLALKCLISLSTIILLGLIIVYHAREIQLFMVDNGADDWRIAMTYERIFFICLEILVCAIHPIPGNYTFTWTARLAFSYAPSTTTADVDIILSIPMFLRLYLIARVMLLHSKLFTDASSRSIGALNKINFNTRFVMKTLMTICPGTVLLVFSISLWIIAAWTVRACERYHDQQDVTSNFLGAMWLISITFLSIGYGDMVPNTYCGKGVCLLTGIMGAGCTALVVAVVARKLELTKAEKHVHNFMMDTQLTKRVKNAAANVLRETWLIYKNTKLVKKIDHAKVRKHQRKFLQAIHQLRSVKMEQRKLNDQANTLVDLAKTQNIMYDMISDLNERSEDFEKRIVTVETKLETLIGSIHALPGLISQTIRQQQRDVLEAQMENYDKHVTYNAERSRSSSRRRRSSSTAPPTSSESS
- the KCNN2 gene encoding small conductance calcium-activated potassium channel protein 2 isoform X1, translated to MFRGRRKCDVMPIVLVRPTNRTLRLDSTGAGMGPSSHQQQESPLPTITHCAGCTTAWSPCSFNSPDMETPLQFQRGFFSEQPPPPRSSHLHCQQQQQSQDKPCPPFASLPHPQHHPHLAHQQPGSGGSSPCLRCNSCASSGAPAAGAGAGDNLSLLLRTSSPGGAFRTRTSSPLSGSSCCCCCSSRRGSQLNVSELTPSSHASALRQQYTQQPASTSQYHQCHSLQPAASPTGSLGSLGSGPPLSHHHHHPHPAHHQHHQPQARRESNPFTEIAMSSCRYNGGVMRPLSNLSASRRNLHEMDSEAQPLQPPAPVGGGGCASSPSAAAAAAASSSAPEIVVSKPEHNNSNNLALYGAGGSGSAGGGGGGGGSGHGSSSGTKSSKKKNQNIGYKLGHRRALFEKRKRLSDYALIFGMFGIVVMVIETELSWGAYDKASLYSLALKCLISLSTIILLGLIIVYHAREIQLFMVDNGADDWRIAMTYERIFFICLEILVCAIHPIPGNYTFTWTARLAFSYAPSTTTADVDIILSIPMFLRLYLIARVMLLHSKLFTDASSRSIGALNKINFNTRFVMKTLMTICPGTVLLVFSISLWIIAAWTVRACERYHDQQDVTSNFLGAMWLISITFLSIGYGDMVPNTYCGKGVCLLTGIMGAGCTALVVAVVARKLELTKAEKHVHNFMMDTQLTKRVKNAAANVLRETWLIYKNTKLVKKIDHAKVRKHQRKFLQAIHQARKLRSVKMEQRKLNDQANTLVDLAKTQNIMYDMISDLNERSEDFEKRIVTVETKLETLIGSIHALPGLISQTIRQQQRDVLEAQMENYDKHVTYNAERSRSSSRRRRSSSTAPPTSSESS